The following coding sequences are from one Lolium rigidum isolate FL_2022 chromosome 6, APGP_CSIRO_Lrig_0.1, whole genome shotgun sequence window:
- the LOC124668513 gene encoding glucan endo-1,3-beta-glucosidase 13-like: MARWRAAAFAAFLFLLLVGHCRGGKTGICYGRNADDLPSPDKVARLVQQQSIKYVRIYDTNIDVIRAFANTSVELMVGVPNADLLAFSQYQSNVDTWLKNSILPYYPATAITHITVGAEITESPVNVSALVVPAMRNVLAALKKAGLHKKITISSTHSLGILSRSFPPSAGAFNSSYAHFLKPMLEFLVENQAPFMVDLYPYYAYQNSPSNVSLNYALFSPQSQGVIDPNTGLVYTNMFDAQVDSIFFALMALNFKTLKIMITETGWPNKGAAKETGATPDNAQTYNTNLIRHVVNDSGTPAKPGEEIDVYIFSLFNENRKPGIESERNWGLFSPDQSAIYSLDWTGRGNVDIMTGGNITGSNGTWCVASTNVSETALQNALNWACGPGDVDCSAIQPSQPCYQPDTLISHASYAFNMYYQQKGATDVACSFGGAGVRTTKDPSYDACFYLDSDRKIINTNSTPPPAPSASSPSLPGQCFTLLLPMLPIVIASGFL, encoded by the exons ATGgcgcggtggcgtgcggcggcgttTGCTGCGTTCCTCTTCTTGCTGCTCGTGG GGCATTGCCGCGGCGGCAAGACCGGCATCTGCTACGGCCGCAACGCCGACGACCTGCCGAGCCCGGACAAGGTGGCGCGCCTCGTCCAGCAGCAGTCCATCAAGTACGTGCGGATCTACGACACCAACATCGACGTCATCAGGGCCTTCGCCAACACCAGCGTGGAGCTCATGGTGGGCGTCCCCAACGCCGACCTGCTCGCCTTCTCGCAGTACCAGTCCAACGTCGACACCTGGCTCAAGAACAGCATCCTCCCCTACTACCCGGCCACCGCCATCACCCACATCACCGTCGGCGCCGAGATCACCGAGAGCCCCGTCAACGTCTCCGCCCTCGTCGTCCCCGCCATGCGCAACGTGCTGGCCGCCCTCAAGAAGGCGGGGCTGCACAAGAAGATCACCATCTCCAGCACGCACTCGCTCGGGATCCTGTCCCGCTCCTTCCCGCCCTCCGCGGGGGCCTTCAACAGCAGCTACGCGCACTTCCTCAAGCCCATGCTGGAGTTCCTCGTGGAGAACCAGGCGCCCTTCATGGTGGACCTCTACCCGTACTACGCGTACCAGAACTCGCCCAGCAACGTCTCGCTCAACTACGCCCTCTTCTCGCCGCAGTCCCAGGGCGTGATTGACCCCAACACCGGGCTGGTCTACACGAACATGTTTGATGCCCAGGTTGATTCCATTTTCTTTGCGCTCATGGCTCTCAACTTCAAGACGCTGAAGATCATGATCACCGAGACGGGGTGGCCAAACAAAGGAGCTGCTAAGGAGACCGGAGCTACTCCCGACAATGCTCAGACCTATAACACCAATCTGATACGCCATGTTGTTAATGACAGTGGCACGCCTGCAAAGCCTGGAGAAGAGATAGATGTATACATCTTCTCCTTGTTCAACGAGAACAGGAAGCCCGGCATCGAGTCGGAGAGGAACTGGGGGCTGTTCTCTCCGGACCAGAGCGCCATCTACAGTCTAGATTGGACTGGCAGAGGAAATGTGGACATAATGACTGGAGGAAACATTACAGGTTCAAATGGTACCTGGTGTGTTGCTTCAACCAATGTATCCGAGACTGCTCTGCAGAATGCCTTGAACTGGGCATGCGGTCCAGGCGATGTCGATTGCTCTGCTATTCAGCCAAGCCAACCCTGCTACCAGCCTGATACGTTGATTTCACATGCTTCATATGCATTCAACATGTATTATCAGCAAAAGGGAGCTACTGATGTGGCTTGTAGCTTCGGTGGTGCTGGAGTGCGAACGACGAAAGATCCAA GTTACGATGCTTGTTTTTACTTGGACTCTGA CAGAAAAATTATCAACACAAATTCAACCCCACCTCCAGCTCCAAGCGCATCCAGTCCGTCACTGCCGGGCCAATGCTTTACCCTGCTGCTCCCTATGCTTCCCATTGTGATCGCGTCAGGCTTCCTGTGA
- the LOC124663079 gene encoding profilin-2-like produces MSWQTYVDEHLMCDIEGHHLASAAILGHDGTVWAQSADFPSLKPEDMAGIMKDFDEPGTLAPTGMFIGGAKYMVIQGEPGAVIRGKKGAGGVTLKKTGQALVVGIYDEPMTPGQCNLVVERLGDYLVEQGM; encoded by the exons ATGTCGTGGCAGACGTACGTGGACGAGCACCTGATGTGCGACATCGAGGGCCACCacctcgcctccgccgccatcCTCGGCCACGACGGCACCGTCTGGGCCCAGAGCGCAGACTTCCCCTCG TTGAAGCCGGAGGACATGGCCGGCATCATGAAGGATTTCGACGAGCCGGGCACCCTTGCCCCGACCGGGATGTTTATTGGAGGAGCGAAGTACATGGTCATCCAAGGTGAACCTGGGGCCGTCATCCGTGGCAAGAAG GGAGCAGGAGGCGTCACCTTGAAGAAGACTGGCCAGGCGCTGGTGGTGGGCATCTACGACGAGCCCATGACCCCGGGGCAGTGCAACCTGGTGGTCGAGAGGCTGGGCGACTACCTCGTAGAGCAGGGCATGTAG